ggacGGAATCGAGGCCACAGAAGGTGCCGGTGACCCCAATCGAGGGGAGGACGCCGGGAATCCCGATCGAGGGTTGATAACCGAGGTGGCTCCACTCGCTGAAATCGGTAGAATCCCCAATTTGAGGGTTCTTTTGATTTCGGGAGGTGGAGGCTTTGATTCAGGCCACCATCCCCCAATTGGGGTCGCTGGTGCCCTTTCCCAGATTGGGTCGTCGGCGCCCTCTGTGGTCTCGATTTTgtccaaattaatgaaaaactTGACACCGTGctagaattattatcaaatcgaaaatttgtatatttttagattaagaaaaaaaatttcgctagaattattaaaatgtgaattttgtttttcattaaCCCATAAAAGAAGCCTCCAAAAAAGTTGGATATATGACATTTGCCTACCACACGCGCCAACTCTTCATGTTTTTATGGTTATCTTTTATCCTTCTTTTTTATGGTTTGTGAAATTCGGACAGGAGTTAGATAAAGTTCGAAAAGTAATTGCAAGCAGGAGATTAGTTTCTTATAAGTGTCTTTCTGTTGCTTCAATTTCAAAGACCTCAACTAAGAAATATGGTGCAGTTGATAAAATATGTTATATTCGAACTTTATCTGCAATGTGGGATTTAAAATCCACCGAATCTCGTGGTTAGGACTAAGGCGATGCGCGAATGTTGATTGACTAATCTCAATCAATAGACTAGACAATCTAGTAATCtcattattgaaaaaaaaaacacgttATAGATCTCTTAACACATATAATCCAAAGAAACTTCGGCGCTATCCGTCTGCCTGCCTCTCTTGCAGTATCGAACATGGTATATCATTCGCGCTCTTGAATTTTAAATCTGTTCCGACATCATatataaatgtgcactgcattGACTGAATTTTAAACCTGCTCTGACATCATGCGTAAATGCGCACCATAAGAAGTAGGGAGAGTGAATCAAACAGCACATGCGTCAATCTATGAAGATACGATCGCAAAAATCTTCCAAATCAGCTGTTAGAGGCATCTTCATTGAAAACGAATGGACGACGTATGTCCACACGACACATTTTTCGCCCTTTCAATAGCTTTCCCAGGCTCGAGGGCTCAATcaatgcacttttttttttttccaggaCAAAAAGAGGTCCTCGACCTAATCATGAATATATGGTTGATGCTCGCTCACTACGTACAGCCCAACTTGCTCTTCCGCCTGTAAGCCTACGACACCGTTTATCGTCCCCCCGTACTCGTTCAGCCTTTTGCAGATTTCCCGGAAACGTAGACTGATTCGTCCCAACCTCTTTATATATTCCTAAGGTGAATTTtctgccccccccccccccccccccccccccccccccccccccccccggcctttatttttttttttcttttttcccttccgATTTCTTCGATATGAAGTGGACCGGAATTCTGTTGAATGCAAGAGTCCTTTCAATTATAACatcgacaaaaaaaaaaaaaagaaaaaaagaagacctTGGTCGTCTCTAAGATTAATTAAAAGAACACGCCGTAATACGTTGAAAAATATCTATCGagcatttcttttatttttatctcgTACTAGCATTTCATGACACCCCATTTGGCTATCGATTTATACACTCTTTAGCACTTGAGTGAATATGTGGTTATTCTGATtaatttgatctttctttGAGTCATAAGGGTTGGTGCAgtgatgaaaaataaaatgtggcTATGCCTTGAGACAATTAGCGGAAttcaatcaataaaaattgattCAAACGATTCGGTATTTGTTTTGCTAAAATAAAGTCTTTGATCCAAgccttgtgaatgaaaaaagaattttattggGAGAGTCTTACTCTTTAGAGGGCAACCTCGCCCGAAGTGGATTAATTAAGATGCCGCCGTTAAACTTTTGAACGTTGGGGtacacataaaaaataatagcAGAGTTCATAGCTTTGAATGTGAATCCCCATGAGTTCGAGTAGCTCTTGCCAATAATCTCACATGCACATCATGTGATTCTGACTGGCCGGATCTATGAACCCTTGGGCTTGTTCTAGGATCGGGATTGGCTTTGTTTATAGTATCCTATTTGTCATCGTGTGGTCTCCTTGCAGTAGAGAAATTAATTAGAGCTGCGAATTCATCCGACTTGCAATTTTGATGGATTATTTAGTACATTTCATGCTCTCGTAGACGAAACGAAAGTTATGAGTGTGAAAACCGAAATTTATTTGCACATCCTAAGGCATGCAGGTGATCCATGACCATGGTCACGTGACATCCGGATCACAGTCTGTAGATATTATGCTCCATGGCTGCGCTCAATGCACATGTGACCGTGGTCATGGAGTCCGTCCGTGACTGCGGTCATGGAGACTGATAATTTAGGCCATAGTCTCGGATCGAGACTTGGCGGCGTACTTGTCCCAAAGaggttttaattaaataaatgagtCCTTTTTAAGGACATCTCCTTGGCGAAAGGCACTTATCTATGATCTGTAGCCTCATGTGAGAACATGTCCTTTATGAagagatatatgaatgagaGAGGTCTTTGTTGTGTTCCTTCAACTAGCTACTGCCACTGAAttatcacaaataaaaaagaggCTCTTGGTGTCATAATTcattacaaaaaatatttaagtATATCCTGAAAAAAGTGTTGAGCAAGAGAGTTTGGATATTTCACGAGTTTCTTAGGCATTATTTATGAGAAGGTGTCATTGCATCTCCTAAATTACTCGTAACCCTCTACTTAATAACCAACAATGTTACGTGAATGCGAATGCTTCTCGTGGCTTAAAGTATATGTCCAAATTTGCAAGTTTCATATCCGAcatcatgcatctcatgctcGATATTCATCCCAACACTTATGATGTCGTCGTTGGGAACAAGTGTGAGGCGCCATTCGAAGATACACGTGCATGGCTATTCATCCTAACACTTATGATGTCGTTGTTGGGAGCAAGTGTCAGGCTCCATTCAAAgatacatatgcatatatcgATCGTACTAAGGCGTCCCATGTACATATCAGACCGATCGcatgttgttttttttttttttttttgcttataTAAGACATTTTGGACCGAAGGCATGTactatttactattttttttttcgattacaagagAGGCTCATGATCTAGTgcattaaaatagaaatcctaaatatctaataaatgggTATGAGTAGTATCGCAAGGTATCGAACCTGAGACCTCTTGGTCACCAGGCGAGATGTGCAACGCTGTATTATTCCCGTCTTGATATTATTTACTATTTATAATATAGGAAATTGGAGATTCGACGATTGCCATTTATAGATTAGCAGCTTTTGCATATCATCGCCGTACTACACCTTCCCCATGCTGCATGCAAGCTACCTGACCTGAGTAGCTTTCTGACGATTGCCATCCGCCCACTATGTAGCTTTTGACAATTAATTAGAATCTAGTCATATTGAGCGAGTCTCGGATTGTTTACAGTCATTGATGCAAACTGGGTCCCACATGTGGATCCCGTCTATAGACACTAGCAAAGCATTTGAGTTTAAGAAAGTCGATTTATGTCTAGTGCATTATCGACACTCACCCTCAATTCAGAACTATAATATgttttatatgtaattttgTACAATTCTCATACAAaattctctctcctctctttcttttttgctctgttttcctCGTTTTTAATGGATGGTAAGATATTTTCGGGTTTAATTCTGTCTTTGCATTTTACCATAATTTTCCCTCGTTTTTTGTTGCGTGCAAGGGTAGAGGCTAGCTTGCTACTCTGGTGGGAGACCACCTGAGGAGACTCCCGTAACGATAATAACTACCTAACTCTTCCctcccccccaaaaaaaagagaaaaatattccaccttttcttctccaatgaaaagaaaattggagaTGTAACAACATCGGGGATatatgatttgattaattaataattaattaattagcatCCGAGGCAGACGACTAAAATGACGCAAAATTACACATAAAAATGGATAATGATAATGATAGGGAAGATGTTCAAAATTAACGCACGATACTAACTAATAGTATGATTCGTTTTCAAGAGGTAGCCACCCATAGAGGCTCCCAATTCAACAATATCATGCTCTGATGGTGATGACGGCAGTGGTCGTGCTCCCCCTCATTGCACCTTATCCTAATAATCGACCTCTGAACAAACTTCCCAGTCGTAATTATCTCTTCGTCTTCTCGAGGATCCTCCTTTTCGAACGAGAAAGATTCCATGTTTATGGATGATAGTTCGATCACCTCCCCAGTTTCGTTGCTCATACATACTCTCTCAACCGGTCCATTGGACAGTTCGGTGTCTATACTTGGCGGATGATTTTGATCATCACCCACCGACGACTCACTCTCTTGAAATTCGTTGATCACTTCTTGGTGGCACAAGTGGGGACTATCCTTATCGGTATCCGGAATTTCGGCCCTGAGGAGGCTGAGCCGGAGCCGGCCATCAGTGCGCTCGGCCACGAAACGCGGGCGTCTGGGCGGCGACTTGACGGCGTTGATGATGAGACGGCCTTCCTCCCGGTGGGCCTGGACTTGGAGGGTCTCTGCTCCCCTCATCGTGGTCAAAGGTGGCGGGATCTCACGGGGTGGATTTACCTTCCTGCCCCCGGAGGGTTGGCGTGTCATCGCTGTCGGGGACTTTATGGGGATTTCGGAATTCCTAACGTTGGAGAATATGTTGTCCTCTTCGCTGACGTCAGTACCGGTCTCGCTGCCGAGATTCTCAGTGCACAGCTGCAAGCTCCTGTCGCTGAGCTTCACCAACGGCTCCCTCGCCGGGGGAGGGGCATAACCGTCTTTTTCACTGACAGCTGCCTTTGCGGCCGATTGATCCTGTCGTGGAGAATTGTCGGTGCCGGAGTCGAGGGAGTACTGGAGGAAGCTCCAGCCACCGAGGTCGGCCGGCTTTGCCGGGGCCAGCTTGAGCCGTAGTGTCATTGATGGAGGCAGCGGTAAGGGCGGATCTGCCTTCTGTGGAAGGTCGACCAATGATGAGTGTAGACCTTGGCACACGACCGTCGCCATAGATGCTGATCTCAATTCCTTCTGTTGCTAAGACCACAAATAAAGTTCACTAGGCAATGTAAAGCACTCCAAACTGTTGGTGTTATATATGGTTGATTGGCCAAATGGTCTGATCAGGGTAAAACCGATAAATATAGATGAATAGTGATCGAGAGCGGAATGGACATGAGATAGGGGGATTATCGATCGGGTTCCGGAGGAGAGGGAAGGAAGGGGAGGGGAATGAAGGAGGGATGTTGTAGGAGAGGGATAAGTTTAGTGTGCGGAGGAAGGTGTCAATTTGTAGGTTGCAAAAGTGACACTACAGGACAAGTAACAGTGAGGTTTTTGGGAGTACTTTGCCCTTAGCTTTTTTCACCCACAGCCCACTTGAAAATTATACAATATACATATGTTTTCATCTAcctgaaaattgaaaagggaATTAATCTTGATAATCAAGTAATATAAATTTgaaacttattattattttttaataaaagaaacaaatagAGAGAGCTTAGTGTTAGAGAAAAGGAAAGTTCCCTAGTAGGCTACCTACGCTGATAGCCCCcgtttgataatatat
The sequence above is drawn from the Punica granatum isolate Tunisia-2019 chromosome 5, ASM765513v2, whole genome shotgun sequence genome and encodes:
- the LOC116207343 gene encoding protein FANTASTIC FOUR 3-like; the protein is MATVVCQGLHSSLVDLPQKADPPLPLPPSMTLRLKLAPAKPADLGGWSFLQYSLDSGTDNSPRQDQSAAKAAVSEKDGYAPPPAREPLVKLSDRSLQLCTENLGSETGTDVSEEDNIFSNVRNSEIPIKSPTAMTRQPSGGRKVNPPREIPPPLTTMRGAETLQVQAHREEGRLIINAVKSPPRRPRFVAERTDGRLRLSLLRAEIPDTDKDSPHLCHQEVINEFQESESSVGDDQNHPPSIDTELSNGPVERVCMSNETGEVIELSSINMESFSFEKEDPREDEEIITTGKFVQRSIIRIRCNEGEHDHCRHHHQSMILLNWEPLWVATS